The genomic region CCGCCGCCTGCATCACGAGCTGGGCGGCCTCGGGAATGGTCATAAAGTACCGCCGCATCTCCGGATGCGTCACCGTTACCGGTCCGCCACGGGCGATCTGGTCCTTGAAGATCGGCACCACCGAGCCGTTCGAGCCAAGCACGTTGCCGAATCGCACAGTCACAAACTGCGTGCCGCTGGGATGTGAGATGCTCTGAATGTACATTTCAGCCACCCGTTTTGAGCATCCCATCACGCTGGTCGGGTTGACCGCCTTGTCCGTCGAGATCATGACAAACTTCTGGCAGCCGGACTTGGCTGCGGCGTCGGCGCAGTGCTTGGTGCCGAAAACATTGTTCTTGATCGCCTCGGAGGGGTTCAGTTCCATCAACGGAACGTGCTTATGCGCCGCGGCGTGGAATACCACCGACGGCCGCTCCAACGAAAAGACGTGCTCGATCCGGTCCTTGTCGTAAATGTCGCAAATGTACGATTTTATCTCAAGCTCAGGGAACAGCGCCCGCAACTCCCGCTCGATGTGGAACAGGGCGTTTTCCGCCTGCTCCACCAGCACCAGCCGGGCCGGGTGAAACTTCCCGACCTGACGGCACATCTCTGATCCGATGGAGCCACCCGCTCCAGTTATCATTACGATTTTGTTCTGTGAATACTCGCTGATTGCCGCCGTGTCCAATTCGGCCGGGGCTCGTCCGAGTAGGTCATTGATATCCACGTCGCGAATCTGTGAGACCTTAACCTTGCCCGCGATCAGGTCGGCCATGGCCGGAAGCGTCCGGAACCGGATGTTTGTGCCGGAAAGACTTTCGACAAGCTTCCGGACCGTCCGTGGCGGGGCGGTGGGCATGGCCAGCAGGACTTCATCCACCCCGTGACGTTC from Phycisphaerae bacterium harbors:
- a CDS encoding polysaccharide biosynthesis protein: MAKPSELSRSKIKAAQSLTEQAKADQSLTLLLRYRRVLIALVHVVLFALALLLAFAIAYNFRNSDDWLRRLYLPLLPGVLVIKVVVFWAFGMYHGWWRYVSLQDLIRITLASYVGLFLFVAFFTIAGYVLPARYPNVIDPLAYESFRQVIYGLDWLCTIALVGGVRLAVRLYHEEFRQLPGGRLTRVLIIGAGNAGELALREIHRMPVEQYDVVGLLDDDPTKHGATMLGCRVLGGTDQIREMCERHGVDEVLLAMPTAPPRTVRKLVESLSGTNIRFRTLPAMADLIAGKVKVSQIRDVDINDLLGRAPAELDTAAISEYSQNKIVMITGAGGSIGSEMCRQVGKFHPARLVLVEQAENALFHIERELRALFPELEIKSYICDIYDKDRIEHVFSLERPSVVFHAAAHKHVPLMELNPSEAIKNNVFGTKHCADAAAKSGCQKFVMISTDKAVNPTSVMGCSKRVAEMYIQSISHPSGTQFVTVRFGNVLGSNGSVVPIFKDQIARGGPVTVTHPEMRRYFMTIPEAAQLVMQAA